The genomic DNA CTCGCGCGTGAACCGGGGCTTTGATAGTAGATATACTAATATTTGATAATAAGGGCATAATTAAATGCTCAAGGCTCATTGGGGCTATGATAACGTTATGTAAAGTCGGCCGTCGTAGCAGCCCTAATTCTCAGCCTGTTTCGAGGGATCGTTGGGATTCAGCCGTATCTCTAGACAAACATCCCCCGCTGAGGTTGAGATGCAACAGTTGTTACGCAGAGCATATTGTTTGCTTTCATCAGCTTTTTTCAGTCTGGGCGGACGGATGTCACAGGTCAAATCCTCCCCGGCCAACATGGTCATGACGTTGCCGCTGATAATATTTGAGATTTCCGATATGGCTGATATGACAAAATCATCCACCAGCTCCATCTCCATGCCACTCATGATATTCACGATATTCAGCGAGGTCTCATGCGGAAAGCGGTAAACAACCTCACCGACCAGATCGCCGACTATCTCAATCGAAATATCCAGCTCGTCCTCGCACTTAAAGCTTTCAACCGGACGATCGCTGATATCCGAAAGGTCCAGCATCAGCTCAAACACATTGCAGGTGGCCTGTAAAAACGGCACATAGAATTTAGTGGGCATTACCAGACACCCCCTTTGCAATTGCATAATCGGCAATACGCTGATCCTCAGCTGCCACATGGTTTATCAGCCAGGCCAAAAGCTTACCAGCGAACTGTTGCATCAGCTGTTCGTCATAGCCGCTGCGTTCGTACTGAGCCGAGACCTCCAGCACATAGCCAACCATATCATCATGCACTTTTTTATGCGCTTGATAACCAGGATAGCCGATGCGCTGCTGGTAGGCCTCTTCGTCGTTAAAATGCTCAACCACATAGGCCTTCATAAACTCTAGTGTCTCGTTGACGCGCAAAACTTTTTCTTCCCAACTGGCAGGTGAACGCAGCGTTTTAACAAATGCTTCAACACGCCGGAACAACTCCTTGTGTTGCGTATCCACAACCGAAACACCTAACGCATATTTATCTTTCCAAAGCACGATATCCTATCCTTTCATAGCATATTATAATTCTATTCTATCAATATTGACATGCGCTGTAAATTGCTTTTGACAATAAGTTTTATTCGGCCTCATTTTTCACCTTTGTTCGCAATTATTTTTAGCTTAAAACATTTTTCTTTAAAAAGAATTTTGAAGTTCTTACTTTGACATTGCTTGACTTTGAGAACTATACAAATTACAATAAATTTGTCGAAACGGCGCAAAAAAAAGACGAGTACGACCGCCTTTTTGGCAAGACGGCAGCGCAAGCAAGCGCAATCCGTTCTTTATGTCGAACAAATCAAAAATCATTTTATTGCAGCCCCTCTCGCGTTCTTATAAAGCCCTTGTCGATTTTTCTTAAAAGAGGCATCGATTACTGGTGGCGTCTTGGGACTATTATGGCGTCCCTTTGGGCCGCGGCGATATCGACAAGCGGAAAGATGATGCCGCTAGAGGCTAAGGAGGGCGCTTCCTTATGTACAGCCTTTTTTTGTATGCGGAAGTAAACATTGTCGGTGCTGTAGTTTTACTACTGATGCTGACCAGCCGAAATAAACACAGTTTTAGAAACATGTCTGTTGATCAGCAGATATTTAACAGCATTATGTTTTTAAATCTGCTTATTTTTATTTTTGATGCTGGAATGTGGCTATCGGATAAAAACCCCTTACCCATAATGAGAATCGTGAATTATCTTTCGACCATTTTGTATTATTTCTTTATACCGTGGATCTGTCTCTTGTGGCTGATGTATACCGATTTTAAAATTTATGAGAACCGGGCTGGTCTTTGGCGGCGCACCCGTTATTATGCTATCCCCGCCTTCATATGCGTGATTTTGATACTGCTCAGTCCATTTACCGGTTGGATTTTTGCTATATCTAAAGACAACCGGTATGCACGCGGCCCATGGTTAATTATTCTAACGGTGGTTACCTTTTCCTATCTTATCGCAGCAAGTGGCATTGCGATTAACGACGCGTTAAAAAACGGCTGGAAAGCAAATAACGGGCTGAATCAGATGCTGGTAATCTACCCGCTGGGCATCATAGTGGCCGCTACGCTGCAGGTACGTTATTTTGGGCTTTCGGTTATCTGGGTCTGCACCATGCTGGGATGTACCAGCATCTATATTAATAAACAAAACGCCGAAATTCTCACCGATCATTTGACCGGTCTTAATAATCGACGGCGTCTAGACCAGCATCTTCAGCGCCGAATCAGGATGCGGTACAAAAAGCACCTGCTATTTATACTCGTTTTAGATTTAGACGAATTTAAAAAAATAAATGATTGCT from Oscillospiraceae bacterium MB24-C1 includes the following:
- a CDS encoding chemotaxis protein CheX is translated as MPTKFYVPFLQATCNVFELMLDLSDISDRPVESFKCEDELDISIEIVGDLVGEVVYRFPHETSLNIVNIMSGMEMELVDDFVISAISEISNIISGNVMTMLAGEDLTCDIRPPRLKKADESKQYALRNNCCISTSAGDVCLEIRLNPNDPSKQAEN
- a CDS encoding hemerythrin family protein — encoded protein: MLWKDKYALGVSVVDTQHKELFRRVEAFVKTLRSPASWEEKVLRVNETLEFMKAYVVEHFNDEEAYQQRIGYPGYQAHKKVHDDMVGYVLEVSAQYERSGYDEQLMQQFAGKLLAWLINHVAAEDQRIADYAIAKGVSGNAH
- a CDS encoding GGDEF domain-containing protein codes for the protein MYSLFLYAEVNIVGAVVLLLMLTSRNKHSFRNMSVDQQIFNSIMFLNLLIFIFDAGMWLSDKNPLPIMRIVNYLSTILYYFFIPWICLLWLMYTDFKIYENRAGLWRRTRYYAIPAFICVILILLSPFTGWIFAISKDNRYARGPWLIILTVVTFSYLIAASGIAINDALKNGWKANNGLNQMLVIYPLGIIVAATLQVRYFGLSVIWVCTMLGCTSIYINKQNAEILTDHLTGLNNRRRLDQHLQRRIRMRYKKHLLFILVLDLDEFKKINDCCGHLIGDQALVRTAELLRKSCNSSEDFIARLGGDEFIIVGERASTAEIMDFIKTINNNVAIFNQSDQLCYTLALSMGYAVLKEGDNEDTFLAAADKEMYYNKAKNKATRTQYRSDDIQTRPQHCHFEEDFK